GAAGTACTTTACCAAAATTATTGATGTCGGTGAAGAAACCGGTGGCCGAAAATCTCTCCAGTGTACTTAAACCTTTTTTAATCCAATGATGAATTGTTATCAAAGTCATGCAGATACGTCATAAAGATGCAGACAACAACATCGTTAAAGCACAAAACCATGCCGCAAAACATGGAGAATGAAACAtcttaaaaccctaaaacaacGTCAAAACCTTAGCTAGGAATAATAGAACTTAACTAAACACAAAGGAAATAACATATATAACTATCATACTGCTCGTATCTACTTAGATCCGTGGATATCTAAGCAGTTAAACGATGAACGGAAATTTGCTTCTCTCTCGCCTGAAATCACGCATTTTAAAGgagaaataggaagagagagaaagatgGTTTTCAGTTAGATGCATCATTTTTATAGCATATATTTTCAAAtgcaatatataaaaaaatgaaaGGGATACAAAAAGAATACCATCTTAGGTGAAATGTAaagtaaaaaagtaaaaaatatttttcataGCAAAGGAAAAAACTGCAACCTAAAGATCAATGAGGCATAAAGTACAAAAATTTCCGGTTTATTACTAGATTGATGATGATAAATATCCACAAAATCCTCAAACGCCAATGCCCATAAAAACAATATACTTCATCATATCTATCAAATGAGTCAGAGCCTTATAATTCTCAACGACAAAAAAGTTCcaaatttttcttgattgagcAGAACCAATTAATAGTTGTTGGGTTGTTAGCACTTCCTAAAGTAACAAGTACAACAGTAAGCAAATATTACAACACTTAATCTCCTCGGAAACAAAATATTTTGTAGATTAGAATTGACATTATCAATAATAATATCGATAACTTAATTATTTGTTGATCTAGTTATAATATAAAAAGTGGGAGACATCTCACGATTAGGTTCATTATGAATCCATCTCTTGTGCCTAAAGCGAACCGAGAGCCCATTACTCACCTTTGAAACaaatattattaataaatttttttttattgcatTATGCTTTCCACGCTAACTTATCGTACGATCCAAGAAGATTTTTTGGGATCCATGAGTTGACATATTATTCATGTTTCTCTTTTGCGATTGATTTCCACATAACATTGTTTTcttgagcatacatccaaagcaCTTAGTTGCCGATCAATCATTTGTAAGCTTCTTAACACCAAGGTCGTTGTCCTTTTTTCCCTACAAATAATCTTTCACTTTACCAAATGCAACTTTTGGctattgttattatcattccaTAAACATTCTCATAAGCCTTTCTAACTTATTAGCGACAGAAAAAAATCATCTCAAAATGGGACATATAATAAAACAGAAGACGGGAACGTACAATGTTAATGAGAATGATGTTGCCCACCCTAGAAAGTAATGGTTTCTACTATCCTGCAAGTTTTTTATTAGACTATCAATCGCTTAACTACCCTTTATAAAGTAATGGTTTCTATTTAACTACATTTTTATATTTAAAACCTAAGGGAAGACCTAAGTGATTATAAGAAAGAATACCGTAATAACAACTTAGTAAATATGAAAAAGCATTGATATCACCCGCGTCACCAACACCACAGATATGtcaatttttaaaattaatttgaAGGCCAAATTTAACTCAAGATATAATAGTGAAAACCTTAAAACGTAATTTGCTCCTCATTAACATCTAAGAAGATTAATATATCATTTGCAAATTGTGAGTGATGTATATAATACACGCAGTAGCAGCATGAAAACCATTCAAAATACGATGGAATTGAGTTTATTCATAAACTTTGAAAGACTTCCTCTTCATTGGAAGGTCTTTCAATCCAAAAACAAATATCAACATAAATAGTATTAAAGTTCATGTCATCCATCGTTGGCCTCTAATTGTATTCTCTTAAAAAATCTGTTTGAGAAAAGTTAATCATACCTTCTTTAATTTCAGTAAAAATTTTGGTTATTGGCCAGTTAAATTTTATCTTGCGAATataattctttttttattttgtatgtaGTAAACATGTGAAAGTATGtagtattgttgttgttgcttttgAAAGAttgaatatttgttttatttatcCACTTTTCGTCTTGAAGAATAATCAACTTACAAAAATCTTGTCTTGCACTAATCCTTTGAACATACATTATCCTCAAATAAATCCAACCGAACAAACTTATCTTTCAACTCTTCTAGCTCCATATCAATATATCCATACTCCTCTTTACCCCAAATCCTTAGATTTTGTTTCAACATATGCAAACTTTTACTAAATATAAAACCTGCACTACcagaaaaaaggaaagaaaatcaaaGTTGTAAAGAGAATGAAAGAAGAGAGGTAATAACCAGTATACCTCAAAAAATAAGGGGACGAAACGTTTGAAAACTCCATCACACATCAAAGCAATAATCCAATAATCAGTGATCAAACCTCTCGTTCAGAAAAACGAGGAACCTATCACTTCGGCTTCTTATATTATTAACTTGGTTATTATTTCAAGTGCAATTAAATTGCaccagtaagaggaaaaccaaTAAGCTCATATGAAAAGATAAACCTGTTAAATCTGAACATTCCAGCCGTAGAAATAAGGTAATCAACATCATTATATATTTCATGGGAGAAACAAATATCATTTGATTCACTTCCAATCACCCAAGAAAGTTGCCTAAGGCCTTAATTAGCTTCTTCCAACTCTTTCTAAAAAAACTTTCAATTGTAAGGGGCATCGACACCAATGAACATCCACTCAAAGTTACTATCAAAGAAATGACAATACAAAAGACCACCAAAACTTCATCTGGAAGGTGCATCAACCATTGAACAATATTATTTCCCCACAATTGTCAAATAATAAGATTATTGGACTATGGAATTTTAGTACCTCTGAGATTATAATAATTTTTCTCCAGTATcgaatttttcttttagaaacaTCACGCATATTCAAATCATCAAGACCACACATACCACATCAAATCAACTTGGAACCGTGCCCGACCTTAACACCAAAGGAAACTAAGTCGTCTTCTCAAACTCGAATAATAAGCATGTATAGATGAGCATGCATTAGTGAGTAACATTTCTTGCTTAATCATAATTTAATTCCATCAACAACTCAAAATTACAACAAAATCTCAATCAAGACAATACAAGGACAAACCAAATTAAGAAAAAACCGAAACAAAAGCTAAATAAAGCTTGACAACAAAGACCTATACACTTTCCAAATTTATAAAaaaacactcaagaacaaaatctAAAGTAAGCTGCATATTCAGACCCTATTGCACCTAAAAAGGACAACTTACGGTCATAATTCACGGTTTCTCATCTCTTGAGATTGCTTCCCTTTTTGGCAAGCTTGTCAGCTGAGAAGTTAATCTCCTTAAAACAATGCTTAAAGGAAATAATATTGATCTCCTCTCCATCCTTACTAAACGAGATTCAACATACCAAGGAATTCTGTCAGAATTAAAAGTAGTTACGATTGCTTTTAAAGCAAGACTAAAATAAACATCATGAAAATTTTGTTTGATAGCCCATTTGCCTGCAATAATAAAATCAATTACCCAGCCAAGTAATTAGTGGACATACCCAAACCACCAGAGGTGGCACGAAACAGTTAACAATACTATATCTACCAATAAAACCAAAACCATCACATCCAGAATTTTCTTCGTGAGCCCCTTCACAACAAATCAAAACTTGACTTAAAATTAGCAAAAACACCCCTTTATCAGTACTTTTAGCCTGAATACCACTGATCTCAAAAGTTTTTAGAACCTGCAGATTACGAGTATGATTATACACGTGCCCTTCATCCTCGTACCATATTTCCTtgtgagatatatatatatatatatataaccctttGCTATTGCGAAATGCAATCATTTTTTATTGAAGTGCAATATTCAATGAAAAGAATAATATACTAGAAAAAACTAGCATCTGCATATGTTTTCAATTGATCTCCACAGACAATTTAGTGTTGAAATTGTAAAATAATATCACTGTTACAATGTCAATAAATCCTACCTTTTTTTACTATAgtgatatttttttaatttatggaCTAACTAACCGTAAAACAGATTTTGCTAGAATCAATTATTGCTAGTTTAATGTTAGGGATGATTCTCCTCTTTTCTAGATACTTTAGTTGTAAGGTCATGTTCAATAAGGGAACAATTCATTCCCTTAAAAATCTAACATGTCGATGTAAAATTCATACAAAATTTTGAGTCCGATCAAAAAGAGGGGAAATAGTTTCCTGATCGGAAGTCTAAGTCGGGATTAAGATACTTCTCGAAAACaaataatttgaaaataaaaaataaggagGGTAGtattagtaataataataattgtaaaCATAAATAAGGATTTCAGGGTATTCCCTACCTCTTTAGTCTTAAATTTTCTCTTATATAAAGGAAAAATCTCTCGTTAGACATTATCAATTTGTAGGATTGCGATTTTTTCTCAAAACTCAActgagttttgtttttgttgtatgtggcatacaaaaaataaaaataaaaacataatctCATATATATTCAATTTATGCGTAATTAACAGGTATATATAACACAATGTATTGTATGAATAATTCGTCTTATGATTAACAAATACATATACATTTACTGAATGTATGATTCATCGCATGATTTACGAGTTCATGTGCACTCGAGTTCATGTGCATTCCATATATGTATAGGTCACTGGTACACGGTCCTGTATATGTGGACTAactaacaataaacaaaatttatctttttttttttttttaattcatattTGAATGAGGATGTTTGATTATTCTCTTAAACCCCATATGCAATATTTTTTACATATAATCTGCACACTACAAACAGTTGACGGCCTTTTAAAAAAATTGTCGCGAGCAAACATTACTTTATACAGTGGTCCTACCCAATAGAGGATCCTCGATCTGTCGCTGGTGTAATTCACATGTACACAAACAATTGATGTATGTACAATTCGAAGATTTGCACTCAAGGGATCTTGAGCACACAAGTGCAATacaaaaaaaagattgaaaatgaTGGATGCACCAAAAAGATTCAACCGAGCTGAGCACCCTGTGAGAGAGAGAGTGGGGCCCACTCCATATCCCAATGTTGAGAGACACATCAGGACCGTCCAATCCACTCTCGGTGCCGGTTGATAACTGTAGAGGTTGTTGAACAACAAATAGTATTCCTACAACAGATAAAAAAGTGTATGAACCTTATTTAGAAAGACTTAAACTTCAAATATCAAGATTTTAGTGAGCAAAATCAAGACGTCTACGTGCTCCTAAGTCTAGATCTATGTGGAATGATGGTGGCCACTGACCAAGAAGCAAGtagaaaagagcgaaagaaacaaGTAACCGTGATCGAAGTCACGCAATTTATTCTGGAACTAAAAAATTGGAGTCACGtaatgtccaaataaaaagtAATTTATATTAAATTCAGTTTTATTCGTTTTTTCCGTTTTCCCTCTCTAGATTTTGCACGTATGTATAAATATATTTATTGTGGAAATGTCTTAGAAATCTAAGCATCAAGATCCAGAAAACGGAAAAAAACAAAGAGTCAAGTTTCATATCCTTTTAAGTAAATCTTGGAACCAAGACTGACACATGAGGCATTGCCGTAAAAATGAAAATCGAGACATTTTTCACTTTTCATTTCCCGTtattagagcgtccacaatggacgactaaacccaaatatagtgtccagttgataggcgtagtgggacggaccatcgatcaaaatttgatcaaagactaaaatccagaccaaatttggtctgcgaccaagaccaaacccaaatatagtcgggcgtttatatagtccacgccccataacCAGACGGACGTATACTctacgtcccacaccaggcgttgatatattctacgccccacaccaggcgttggtataatgtccgcccgtctttttttttttttaatcttttgtgtggggcgggcttaatacctccgccccactctttacaaaattcaaattcatggggcgggcataatacctccgccccactttttttcttttttctttttattttttttttctccttcggGCGAACGTAtactctacgccccacaccaggcgttgatatattctacgccccacaccaggcgttggtataatgtccgtctgaccaaatttagtttttccaccgtagggtaacacaccagattaaacccaaaatttgatcttttttttcctctttggtctttggttatactcgcaccactgcagttgctcttaaggACCCTAATTCGTTTCAAGGTTTTTATTTGACTTTTGGTTTGGCTCTTTTGACTTAAGGTGGGGGAGGCTGAAGTTAGGTAAGAAGACTAGTGCTACTTCAAAACTTTATTGATTAAAAAAATATCCGTTAAGGTTTGAAAATTTATTCATCACTAGTCGTTACTCGTTAccctttaaattttaaaatttGTGACGGTTTAAACGTCATTTTCATATATCCGCTCCATCTCTGTCTTTTTTCAAATattttcttcaaagaaataaagaGGGAAAGGGTACATAGGACATTTAACTACAAAAATGGAGATCAATAAAAGAAATCAGaccttaccaaaaaaaaatgacaGTGGTAACGTGGGAGGGACACGACATTAAAGATGAAAAGAGAGTACATTTGTTGGATAAGCCAACAAAATAACAACCGGCAAGCAATATCCAACTTAACGTTTTTGGAACTtcttcttgttttgttttctttctccTTATTTGGCTGAGGATTGAGGTACAAGCGAGATTGAATTATTAGTATTAAGATGGGTTTGCTATGATTCCATTAATGGGTCCTTAACTTGTTGTTACAGGCATTTATTAGCATCTTCCTGTTGTCTGACTAAAGATAGTGCCGCATAGTGGTGTGCCTGCCAATATTCACAGAATGTTCCTCTTGATTTTAAGCTTTTATTTAATTCAGAAATTAAAGGTCAAAGAAACCAAAATTAAGAAGAGATAATTCATTCATCTTGACCGGCCAGTAAGTTTATAAAAAGTTCAGCAGTGGATCATTTGGAGCTTTTAGTAGAAAACAACTAATGTACTCTTGGTGCATGTGCATTAATAATTACGCTCCCCACGTGCCCATACAGAAAGCACAATTAGTGCAAGCCACACAAACTTAGAATTAGTActcaaaccccccccccccccccgtccCTTAAAACAAGTATAAGGCTACAAAAGAGAACAAAGAGTTTTATATAGTTTTCGGTTTCGGTCAACAAATATAAATGAATTAATGCTCGAAGAAAGACATGCCTTTGTCCTGTACTTTAGCTGATATACGTgtaagaaggaaaaaaataaacaaaaaggaGTGGCTTGACACCCAAAATGCAAACAAGCAAACCCCACAAATACCACATCAAAGGTCTTGAATCGGAATACCAAGACATATACGCCTCTCAAAAGGATACTTGGATCACACaaatttatggattgataatgagGTCCACGCATGTTCAACGGCGGAAGCAAGCATTAATTTCTGAATGTCAGTCGATCTCTATAACTAAATGTGTGGATTGTGTGCTCTTTGTAGAGGTCATGGAAGCCGGACTGAAAGGATCCCTAGACATTTAATTAGTAGTATTTAATGTGCaaatccttcttcttttttgatttctgtcttcgtttttttattttatccAATATCTATAAACAAAGTGAAGATATATAATTCATGATTCATGAACCTACATACAACTTTCACGAGTGGCCTATAAAAGGCGTTAACGAAACCTATACTTTGCAGCCTAAATATGTAGGAATTATGTGGCTGTTGATAGAGGTTTGTAGCTTACAACTTTGGGCGACTCAAGTTTGGATATCCAAAAAGGAATAGTAATCAACCACATGGACACAACTCCGATTGATTGTTGTTTTGCAATTCCATAGATGCATCTGCATTGCCTTGTTGCTTAGTCCAGAAGTTTCTTCTACTAAAGGGTGTGaaaactgaatgatccttgaagGCAGGGACTCTTGAGGAGTTgtagagaagaaaagaaagtaCTCGGCGTAAGAGCTAAGAGGACATTTTGCCTCTTTCATGGTCATACCTTCATGGGCCAAACCCAACTTGCATGGGATCATGTATGATTTATGTTATCACAGCTTATTCTGCGAATCAATACAAGCTAAGCTAAATTCCGACCAACCTTCATGGTTCTGGACCAGGTTATTCTGCTGATCACACTCGATTTAGCGGGATGGGGAAAGAACTTGATGGACGATTTCCAGACTTTTGGAGGGAAGATAAATCCCGAATATAAAGAGACTGTGGAGAAGGTATGTTTACAATAACAGGAGAGAAACTAGATGAAGTTGACCGAGAACTTGGTTTCAAGTGGAGACTGCTAGAACTTCTTACAAAAAAGCAATTTGAGACCAAGGGACATGATATAAAGGAAAATTGAGAAGAATCTGATTGAGCTACATCAAGTGTTCCTAGACGGCTTCAAAGGTAGAAACTCAACGGCAAAAACTCAACAACATAGTGTTGTTACACGTAGTAGTTCATTTGTTAGAAGAGGGACTGAACAACTTCAAGGAGCACGAGAGTATCAAAAGAGCTCAAGAAAGTCCTATCTATTAGACCCATGCTTTAGAATGAACAAATATTATGTTCCATCTCACATGTACACCAACAGGGTTTGATAATACTCAAGatcacagtttttttttttttttttttgacacattCCGCTGGCTCAAGATCACAGTCTACATCAACATGGATAGATCCTATTCACACCGCTTCAAAATGCTTTGGTTGAACTGTCTACTTCTAATGGAACTTCAGGTCAAAATGACATTTGTCACCAATCTTCACCTCTAAAAGAACACAAGGTCAAAATAAGATTCATTTTCCCTctttccatttcttcttctttttcatataCCTTTACCTTTTCCTGCCCGGATTATTTGCTCAGACCCTAAAGAGTTGGGTAAACTTATTTTCTCACTAATCACAATTCAAACACAAAAATTCAAATGCTATCTAATCTGGATATTTAGCTCCAAAACTTTTTGGCGAACAACTTTGTAGTCAAATTTACTAATTACAGGGTTTTCACATAAACTGCAAACAGAAAAAATAGGAACCTGCTCACAGACTACTCAATTTCGCAAAACAAATGATATTACAAGGATCATGGATAAGGCCACGTTCCAAATAGAACATTTACTGCAAACAGAAAGCTTAATAAACAGCACATCTTTCTACTATCCCTTTATTGCAAATCTCAAAGTTCTCCATATGTTAGAAGATGCTTGGTATTGTGGAATTCATATATCTGTATCTTTACAAAAAGTAACCAAGTTTTTTCTCTAGTAAAATACAAGtggttttcaaagaaaaattaaAAGTATTGAATAACTCTGGTTTTTCTCCAAAGTACAAGCTTATATTTTTGGATGAACAAATCAAAGGGAAGAGTATTTatgatgaaggaaaaaaaaggGGAACAAAATCAGGATCTTACAGTAATGAATCAGGCGCCAGAATTGGGTAGAGCAGCCATGAATAAGTTGTAGGATGATTCAAGGTCAAAATGAAGTTGTCTAGATTGCTGTTCAGTCAGTTCGTCAGAAGCACCCATGTTTGCCAATCTTGAAATCCACTCCTTCATTTTCACTTTCCCCTCAAAATCAGGTGGCAGTATACCGAGCTTGTTGAGGGACCCTGATAGGTCATATAGTATCGGGTGTAGCTGTTTGAAGAATGCAGCTAACCAAGTTAGACCCCAGATACTTATGACTTACATACTGGATTACGTCTCCTATACTCTAACAGGTCTAATTATGCTACGGCATTGTTATGGTATAACTTCCAAAAACGAACAAAAACCAAACATGGTTTATGGAATCAAAATCTCTTTCAAAACACTGCAGTAGTACTAAGCATAAAATGAAAAGTGAAAAGCAGTTGCTGGTTGGTAGTTGGAACATTTAGGATGCACTAACTAAAAGGGAGGGTTAGGTGAATGTGGTCTATTTCCCTTAGAGCATCCACACTCCATAGTAGCAAGTTAAAACGCGTTTTACATTACTTCATTTTCTCTTCATCGTTGAATGGAAATAAATACAAATACAGACCATCACGGGAATACAACAGCCACATCTAGGCCTAACCAACTTTCCACATGTTCTGCAAAACATGACGAAACGGATGTAAAGGTTGCCCAAAGGCAGAGTCTACGACCTCGAACAAAAGGGGATGTATTTGCTGTTATGAGGCATTACTTGGAGTGCTGTTTGGTACTTGGTAATTCTGAAACTTCGAGTTATTCATTGTATTGGAAAGAGCTGATGAGTTTGGCATGACTATAAATTCTAGATGTTCTTATGATGCCAAAAAAGGGTTTACCTCCGTTTCTTTTGAAACTGGCAAGACCTCTTAAATTTGGTATAACTGGTCCATTATGAATCAATTTACAGTGGAATAACTGTGGATGCTTTAGTGGTGGAATACATATGATGTAAATTGAACTAATAAAAGGTAAAAAAGAGGTCTTAAAAGGAAATACCTGATCAACAGCAACCATGTTGAGTTTCAAAGTATCCATAGCTGTAATGAAATGCTGCACACATTCTGCTACAATTGCAGCTGAACCAGTAGTAGATGCAGCAGCAGAAGCTCGATGCTCATATGTGGCAGGAATCCCAGAAGAAACTAAACGATTAAGAGCAGCAGGACAATCCATTTTATAGATTTCAGCAAAACGCTCAATACTAGGAAGTGCACCAACAAgagatgaagttagggttttgaattgagcAATCAATTTTAAACACTCGGGTTCATACACCGATGATGTGATTAAATCACGTACATAAGCTTTTTCAAGCTTTTCTGTAGCTTTAATAATTGCATACAGATCAGCAAAATTATCATACATCTCTCGTTCTCTCTTGTCATTCCATAGCTTTACATCCATTAGAGATAATCTCTTTTGATTGCCCTAATTAACTAGATTGAAGACCAAATCGAATAGAAAAAAAATGTATCGAATTTTTGGAATAACAAAGCTTACTGAATTGGGGTGTAGATCTAAAAGGAAACCCTGGAAAAAGTTTTGATGTCAATGTGAGAAAGATATTAACTACGTTTGAAAGTAATGATGAAATTGcagcgaagaagaagaggaaaaggatGGAGGGGTTACGTGTGTTGTCAGAAGACGACTAGGTCTCGTCAAGTAGAGATGGCAAAATCTGGCCCGACCGCGGTTGGACCCATTCTGATGCACTTTGGGAGTTTGTTCCAACTTGTAGAAGCCAAAAAAATCATAACGTATTCATTTTACAAAATTTATTGTTGACTTCTAGAAGCGATCAAGTCAGAAGTTAGACTATCAGTataatttgaaattgatttttagaaGTTAAAAAGtaaaattttctttgtttctaatTTTTGGGACTGATTTCTGCTTGTCATATTCAAAGACATTCTCTGGAAACAACACAAAAAATTATCATGCATTACAACTAAAAAAACGACAAATTACAACAATACAAAAAATTATCATGCATTACAACTAAAAAAACGACAAATTACACGTTAAATCTAGAATATGAAGCATCATGCATCTGTATTATACTAAAAAAAAACATGTCTTCCAAGATGGAGTTCCCCGTCTAGTTTTAATTTTGTCAAATTTGATTTCTTGAATAGGAATTACACATCTATGGCTGATAAAAGCTAAATTTTGTAGAAGGTCTAGAACCACGGAAGAATGGTTTGGAAATTTCTCTCACTTCTTTAACTCTACAATGTAATATCATCTGTCAATAAAATCCCCTttttagaaaaaagaaagaaaattgagTTCCCCGCCATCAACATATAAACGTATACTGCGTTTCGTAAACAAGTTTGCAGAAATATTAATTTATTTGTAGCAATGGGAACACAATATCTTCAATTCTTCGAATAACAATTTTTTATCTAACATAAAAAGACCATTACGTATTCACTCTGTTAAAGTCATCAATCACACCCTTTTGATCAAAACAAATGCTTATATCAAAATCACCACTCAATAACATTAATAACAAGCAAAACTTTAGTTATATAATTTATTGTAGTATCCGCGTCACCAGAAAATCACTCTCaaaatctgatataattgatctCTAGCAATGATTCCATACCCAACAACATCCGGGTTCTCAAAAGAAGCTCGGCGACAACCAAATAAAACATGAAATTTCATAAACTAAGTGAACAATTCTAGCATGAAACTTTCTTATACAAGGCCTTAAATTCTCAagtatttttttattcttctagGATCATATCTCCCTCATGGTTGCACAAGCTGCACTCAGCCATACCTTTGTATGTGACTTTTTTGTTTAGCAAAGCTCAAAAAAATCCTTaaaactttttggattcaaaaaaTCCTCGTAACCAGTTCCGGATAATTTCATTGAAGTTACAATTAATACCAACAATATAAATGAGGAATTGTTAGGGTT
Above is a genomic segment from Papaver somniferum cultivar HN1 chromosome 10, ASM357369v1, whole genome shotgun sequence containing:
- the LOC113319615 gene encoding vacuolar protein sorting-associated protein 28 homolog 1-like, whose translation is MDVKLWNDKREREMYDNFADLYAIIKATEKLEKAYVRDLITSSVYEPECLKLIAQFKTLTSSLVGALPSIERFAEIYKMDCPAALNRLVSSGIPATYEHRASAAASTTGSAAIVAECVQHFITAMDTLKLNMVAVDQLHPILYDLSGSLNKLGILPPDFEGKVKMKEWISRLANMGASDELTEQQSRQLHFDLESSYNLFMAALPNSGA